In Astatotilapia calliptera unplaced genomic scaffold, fAstCal1.2 U_scaffold_185, whole genome shotgun sequence, the genomic window atgtgttaaaaaaaaatcagatgtaAGTAGCTTACTTCATATACTGAAAATTATATCCATAATGatatagcatttttttaaattaaataataaaaaagttcaTTTGGAATAAGGTGGAAAAGGTGATCTGGCTATTCTCCTGAGTTTCTTATTGTTTGGGACCTGCTTACTCCGCACACAGTGGGGGCATGGCTGTCTCACTCTGCGGAGACCTGAGAAACGCTGCGCTTGTAACCTGGACATTCCTTCTTCATAagtaaaaacactaaaataaagATACATTTTGTTGTACTTGTGCTCTGAACttgtataataacaataaatatccATTCATTCAATTACAATGTAACTGGCACAGATACAGTCTTCCTCCATGTTATGTATTGTTAACGTTCTTGCGCGTGTGAAACACTTTATGTAAATCATagagctttattttaaaataataaaaagtgtatATTGTACAGACgacatattttcttcttttgcccTGCCCTAGATGCAAGTGTAACCAAAATATGAAcaattttggaaaaaaatagtGTTAGTATACAATGGACCTTCTTCAAAGCAGCCATATCAACATTtgagatggtaaatggtaaatggcctgcatttgtatagcgcttttctagtccataggaccccaaagcgctttacactacattcagtcattcacccattcacacacacattcacacactggcgatagcaagctacattgtagccacagctgccctggggcgcactgacagaggcgaggctgccggacacaggcgccaccgggccctctgaccaccaccagtaggcaaacacggggttagtatcttgcccaaggatatttggcatgcagccaggatgcagcctgggatcgaaccaccgaccttctgattagtggctgacctgctctgccacctgagctacagccacccacatGAAAAAAGTAAGGCAGATGCAAATAAAGGTCTATTCATAAAGTTATTCATTATACCTGCAGAAGCATGTCCTTAATCTGCCTCATCCTCAGACCTGCAGCTCCTCCTTTTGACAGGGTCAAGGCCATCAGTTTTGGGGTGCATTGGTCAAGCCTGGCCAGAAAGGTTGATTCAAGGCTGACTGTTGTTATCCTCTTAAATTCTTCACATATCTGCAGGGCACAccagaataaaatacaacaagAGACATAAGCATAAATAATTCCAAATCCAAATGTGCAtttgtaaacatttaaatgtattagGTGTAAATATATGCATttctaaattttttatttatctgactTCTAGTTGTAATTTCATCAATCcccaacacaaaaacactggtttaataaacattttctcTCACCTGTACTTCGCTAAAAAGAGCAGGCCAGCGCTTCATGAAGTCACTGATGGCAGGGGCCTCTTTCACTATTTCCTCCCGACGAAGGCTGAACGTCTTGTCCATTTTCTGAGCTACCATTCTGGAGTTGTCCCTTTTCATCACTTCACTCAGTAGCTCGattctctctttttccaaaCTTTCACTAGTTTCACCTTGAGCATGAGGGGGTAGGTAGTTCACCTCAGCCTTCTTTGGTTTTTTGACATTCTTTGCCGGGTATTGGTCACATGTCATTTTCCTCTTAAGTGAGTTTACTTCAACTTCAGGGCAGCCGAGACCTCTAAGCTTGCTTCTGAAATTGTTCATCTTGTACTTTAGACGCTGCGCCCACCCATAGCATCCATTGAAGGACCCTGGTTCTTTCAGGCAGGGATGCTTTAGAGTCAGGGCCTCTGCAACCTCACTGATCTGCAGACTGGATGGATAAGCAGTATACTTATAAATAGCTTCTGCTAGTTTTCTAAGTATGTCAGGAAGCAGTGGAATTAAATCTTTTGTAGGGAGAAGAGTCCCATCTTTTTGGAAGCGCTCGTTGGCTGACCGAATTTGGATCTCTGTGAGGTCAGAAAACCTGGGAATCTGAAATTGAACAGGCCAGCGCTGGTAACGGTGCCCTGGACTATCTTCAGATGTGGAAAGAATCAGAGTGTCATTAGTTGACACAGATGAGGTGTCAACAGAGTCCTCCTCAGATGGATTATCAGTCACGTTGGTCACATCACTTAAGGTCAAGGTTATTGTAGGCTCCTGGTCCTGGAGAAACACAATCTTGATTGTGTCCTTGTCCTTAAGGTCAGTTGTCGAAACAAGGGTAAAAAACTCATCACCAAAATCAGCATCTTTATAGTGAAGACAGAAGTCTCTTGTAATGGAAAAGGTATCACGGATGGCTGAATAAAGGTCATCCACCGTTTCTGGGATTCCAGATGGTAGTACAACTTTACGGACATCATGATCTGCAAGGATCACTCGAAGTTGAGACGGTTGTGACATTAGGTAACCTGTAGACCAAATTTTTGACATGTTTCTGTAATTCTTAGTAACAGCGAAATAGtgcataatataataaaatttgATCTCCATGTATGGAAACTAGGAGCCAATTAACTATATGCCATCTCTGAAAATAGTAGAAAGACTGAGATTTgggtttgtcttttttcagcTGAAAATCTCCACACAAAGTATGGAAATCATTTATGGAACATAAATGCTGCACTTAAGAGTCATAATGGTTGTTCCGCCACAAATGTAAGAAATCAAGGGGACCGTGTCTGATAACTCAGCTGCCTCTATGACTTTCACTGTACCAGTTTTCTCAAGCACATAGCTCCTCAGATGTTCAATTGACCAAGCAGTTACACCTTTCACTATGAATCCCACATTGCCTTTCAAAACCACAATCTGGATCAACTCCCCAAAATCTGGTAGACCACCAGTGGAACCATAAGCCAGGATCATTCCACTAGTGTACTTGGTGCctctgtaacacacacttttggCTATCTGGACACATGTCTCACCAGGAAACTTAGCCTGCAGTGCTTCTTGGATATCCTCTCGCAGCACACTAACATCCATTGTAGACAGTGTTGTAGCCTGTAGTAATGGTCTGACAGCTCTGGAATCATGTTGGTTATAAGCAAGCAACAACTGATGCTTCATGGCCAGTGACAGCAGAATATTTCTAAAACTACGAGTATGTCTGACAACACGCTTGAAAAAGCTGTGCTTTGCCTCAAACCGCATTGTCCACAGTGACACCAGAGGACCATAAGCCCTGATAAGTTCTGGATAATGTTCTAGGAAATGGTGTTTTGGAATGAGGCGTTGCTCTGGAAAAACCATGAGAAACCTGTGTTTATGCTCAGATATCTTACTGTCCAGGAAGCAAATGGTCTCCTCTGTGTGCACTTGATTCACAACAAGCTCAACAATGTCTCGAAGCACAAGAAGCAATTCCCATGCTGGGTCAGCCTCAGGGATTTTTGATCCAACCATGAGTGGCAAGAGACGAAGCAAAGCCCAGTTCTCGTGGGCATTGCCCCCCACACTTTTCCGTTGGGCAAAGTTCACAGGAACAAGCTGTGGTGCATTGGTTTTGTCCGACCATTTATAGGGGAACTCTTTGATGCATTTGTTCAGCTCTTCAAGAGTGAAGTATttgttgtgaatgaatagtCTTAGGCACAGTGCTATTTCTAGGGGCACTACACCTTCAAAGAGATCATGCAACACATCAGGTGGATATccagacaaaacatgaaaatatttaagTTTTGCCGTCAGTGCACACTGTCTCTTCACTCCATAAACATGCATCAAACTGTTATTTTCCTGTAAAGCCTGGACATGCAGTGTGTGTTGTTCCGCTGTTCTGGGTGGGAATGCCTTATTTCTCACTTCACCATCTTGAAATTGTGACTTTTCACCAAGACAAAACCTACAGACATATGAACTGGAAAAGCTCTCAACAAATCCCCCCATAGAATGGGCACCAAGGTTGTCTGCAACTACACTAAACACTGTGCCTTTGACTCTTCTACCCAGTGATGGAACATACAGTCCTTCCTCCTCTAAGACCACAAGATCTTTGAGCAGTGGCTCTAACACAGCGCTGTAACCAAATCTCTTTACATCCTCAGCCTTGCAAAGAATTGCTAAGAAGATTGAGTTTAGCTCAGATCTGAGCAATGAAGGGACATCAGCTAACACCCAATATACAgatgtgattttgtgttttttcctggaTGTACCGAGAGGATTGCAAATCTCAAAGTCATCCACATAGAGATTTAGCGCAATTGTAAGGTCATTTTTTGAGAACAACTCGTTGGTTTTGTAAAAGGTGCCGTCATGAAATGAGTTGTACACAGTTCTCTGCACCTCTGCTTCACTCAAGATCAGGTCTAGTATATCTTTCCTGCTAAGAACCTGAAGTAAAGACTTTAGAATGGGAACATACTGGAAGCTACTCTCTCCAGTAAGAATATACTCAATCGGCTCCACGACAGAAAAGTGTTCATTAAAATACTTTCTTCTTTTGAAGGCAGAAGAGAGAGGACCACCATCACAAAGGGCAGCGCTAACAGGGTTAGCAACACATATGTTGTTCACCATTTCAGACACAATGGCTTCATCAACTTCACAGTTGTGTCTCTTCAAGCAGGACTGTAAAATGTCTTTCATGATGGGAGCGGAAGctgaatgacaaataaaatgcaatgacTCTACAAGCTCATCAATGCATTGGTTGGGAACATGAAATGAACTCTCTAATTTCAACATCAAATGAGCCAAGCTTCTTTCAATCAACTTTGGCAGTACATTCACATCATCATCTCTAAACTCCTCAATGTCAGATTGTTCACCCTCCTGATTAACTACATCGCTGCACTGATCTGTTTGTAAAGGCTTTTCAAACCTCTTTAAAACGTCTTCTTTAAACTCATCTAAAGAGTGGGGAGTGTGCTTGCGATGTTTATGTGACGCAAATGTTCCATAAATGTTAGTTTTGAAATTAcaatttttgaaaacacaggaCACAGTTTCTTGCTTTTTCAAATGTTGACGAAGGTGTTCAAAATActctttttcagtggaaaatgtgCCCACATTACAGAACTGGCAACAGAAACTGAGTATTTCAGAGGTTCTCACTGTTGAGTGAGTTGAGTGTTTCCTTGATATGTGTGATTTTAGGCTACCCCATGacttaaatgaacaaaaacaatctaGGTAAGGACATGGCAGAGGCTGTACACTGGGGATATGGCGTAACCTATAATGTTTCATCAGCTCTTCCTTAGTGGAGGTTGCAAATTTACAGATTTTGCAAGGCCAATCCATACTTCATGATTCTGAATTACTCAATTCAAGCTTACTTGTTAAAGCTTACTTCAGAAGGTCCCTTGGTATTCGATACCAGGAGAAGATGATGGTTTGAGCCTTTGTCCTGGCAAGAAACACAGCAAAGTAACTGAATATTTTGGTGAGATTCCCACTTTCTTTAGAAGGCTGACCACGTCTTAACTGGAACCCCTAGATCTGCAACGCCAGGACAGTGTATAACACCAGAAAGTCGTGCctgcacaaaaatacaaaagatggTATTTTCAACTTCACCTGTGAGTCTTCAATACAGTGAATCAGTTTCACCTGTCAAAGCTGTGTAAGCTAGAACCAAACATTCAAAACTACATAAACCTGAATACACTGGGTACTGGAAAGCCTAACGTGGCTTTCCATAGATCAAATATACATAGAGGTGACATGGACTGGGCCAGTCTGTTGGAGCGTGTATCCCCACCGACCGCGATCTTGGAGGGGTCTCCACTCGCCCCCAGTGCATGTATTTCTACTGAGGAATATGTTAactcaaaaagacaaaactacatacatacatgcatgcatacatacatacgtacatgcatgcatacatacgtacatacatacattttttttttttttttatcaacaaaagcaaacataagGTGTGGCATGACAGGACAGAATCATTTCTGACAGTAAATacgaaaaaaaccccaaacttttTATACACAAGCTACAATGTCAATAATCCCACTTgatctgttttcatttcattctccAAAACCAAATTAGAATCAGTGCTGAGTCAGCAGCTATGGTCATTTTTGTGCACCCTAGTGTTGCAAAAACTGGCATACTACTGAAACCATATGTGGGATTATTGACCTTTCTTGCCTTATCTGtttggaaaaatatttaaacattttccttATTTACCATGGGTGAATACATTcctcagtagaaaaaaaaatgcactggcGGCGAATGGGGACCCAACCAAGATGGTGGCCCgctattgatttttttcttactttcaaACTTTATTGAGGCATATCAGTGTTACAGCCAGTGCCAATGCACGTCGCCTCTACGTCTCTACAAAACACGGAAAGTCCCCAAAAATTAGGGACAGCTAACTACCCTACCATATGCGGCACAGTGCACTTTAGTCTGGTCTTTTACCTGTGAAAATAGGCCGAGCAGCCGGTGAAGAACCGCTCTTAGCGGTCAACAGACACACCGGACTAATAGCGACGGCACTTCCTGCGCAGAAGCCAATGGGGTTCAACTTCACCCCGTAACGTTACGAAAATTTAGAAGCGTTTCTTAACAATTACTAACATAAAATGCTTcccttcaaaaaataaatttcacatttcaaaaataaaatcacagtgaaCACAACTTAGCTTGGCTAGCTACGTTAGCATAGTAGTTTGCGCCGGGGCTAACAACGTCCGCtatcttttaaaaattataagaCAATTACAGTGGTCTGCATTAGAGTATACTCTAAAATTTAACACTGACGTTATAACATCAGTGTTAAAATTTAACACTGACATTATAACGTCAGTTTTAAA contains:
- the LOC113017695 gene encoding sterile alpha motif domain-containing protein 3-like isoform X2, encoding MSQPSQLRVILADHDVRKVVLPSGIPETVDDLYSAIRDTFSITRDFCLHYKDADFGDEFFTLVSTTDLKDKDTIKIVFLQDQEPTITLTLSDVTNVTDNPSEEDSVDTSSVSTNDTLILSTSEDSPGHRYQRWPVQFQIPRFSDLTEIQIRSANERFQKDGTLLPTKDLIPLLPDILRKLAEAIYKYTAYPSSLQISEVAEALTLKHPCLKEPGSFNGCYGWAQRLKYKMNNFRSKLRGLGCPEVEVNSLKRKMTCDQYPAKNVKKPKKAEVNYLPPHAQGETSESLEKERIELLSEVMKRDNSRMVAQKMDKTFSLRREEIVKEAPAISDFMKRWPALFSEVQICEEFKRITTVSLESTFLARLDQCTPKLMALTLSKGGAAGLRMRQIKDMLLQDNTVEKRREIAIRCLIVYLGEKEEDLFKQYSDEEELNADLAMQIMKIAIIGDGPATIIVEGSKILERIDVARSCALMMGVIYALNLTYPKQLKFTFEVFQKLCLELDGQKASSKVMNLKFGIF
- the LOC113017695 gene encoding uncharacterized protein LOC113017695 isoform X1, encoding MDWPCKICKFATSTKEELMKHYRLRHIPSVQPLPCPYLDCFCSFKSWGSLKSHISRKHSTHSTVRTSEILSFCCQFCNVGTFSTEKEYFEHLRQHLKKQETVSCVFKNCNFKTNIYGTFASHKHRKHTPHSLDEFKEDVLKRFEKPLQTDQCSDVVNQEGEQSDIEEFRDDDVNVLPKLIERSLAHLMLKLESSFHVPNQCIDELVESLHFICHSASAPIMKDILQSCLKRHNCEVDEAIVSEMVNNICVANPVSAALCDGGPLSSAFKRRKYFNEHFSVVEPIEYILTGESSFQYVPILKSLLQVLSRKDILDLILSEAEVQRTVYNSFHDGTFYKTNELFSKNDLTIALNLYVDDFEICNPLGTSRKKHKITSVYWVLADVPSLLRSELNSIFLAILCKAEDVKRFGYSAVLEPLLKDLVVLEEEGLYVPSLGRRVKGTVFSVVADNLGAHSMGGFVESFSSSYVCRFCLGEKSQFQDGEVRNKAFPPRTAEQHTLHVQALQENNSLMHVYGVKRQCALTAKLKYFHVLSGYPPDVLHDLFEGVVPLEIALCLRLFIHNKYFTLEELNKCIKEFPYKWSDKTNAPQLVPVNFAQRKSVGGNAHENWALLRLLPLMVGSKIPEADPAWELLLVLRDIVELVVNQVHTEETICFLDSKISEHKHRFLMVFPEQRLIPKHHFLEHYPELIRAYGPLVSLWTMRFEAKHSFFKRVVRHTRSFRNILLSLAMKHQLLLAYNQHDSRAVRPLLQATTLSTMDVSVLREDIQEALQAKFPGETCVQIAKSVCYRGTKYTSGMILAYGSTGGLPDFGELIQIVVLKGNVGFIVKGVTAWSIEHLRSYVLEKTGTVKVIEAAELSDTVPLISYICGGTTIMTLKCSIYVP